Within Solea solea chromosome 1, fSolSol10.1, whole genome shotgun sequence, the genomic segment TGGATTACGCAGACACATCGAGAACCCACTACACTTCCTAACATCTGCGTGGCTGCCACTGGCGCTCCACTTGACTGGGCGGGCTCTCGTCGGGAGGTGTGACAGAAAACGTTGCCTGATTGGTCAGACCACGCCAACAGTCACGGAGAACCTCCAATCGGAGCCGCTCTAGAGTGAGGCCGATCATCTCGGACACATTCAGagctggtttatttatttatttattttcttattagtTATGGTCGCCTACAAATGTGGTTTTGACGCGAAATACGCGTTCAGGTGTAAAGTAAACACATGAAAGCGGCTGAGTTAACTGAGTAAACGGGAGAGGACTTTTGCGCCACCGTGGCACAGAATTGCAAATCGCTAATCTACACGGAATCACACCTACCCATCCCCCGTTCTCTTTAATCCAGCTGTtaagaggtccatttaaatactCTGTCATCCACTCCGCGATGTTGTCCACCTGGGATGACATGTCCTCCTTGGCCGCACACTCCACGCACACGGTGCCGCCGAACTCGAAGAAGGCGATAATCCGGCCCCAGTTCACTCCGTCCCGGAACAGTTCGTCTATCACCTCGGCGAATCTTCTCTGCGCCGTAGTGGAGGTGAGATACAGCTGCCGCGACATCTCCGTGAAGTCCGGCTGGTACAGTCTCTCCAGCTCGTCTCCAGCTTCGCGCAGGACTCTGTGGATGGCGGCGTGCGGCTCGGACGCGGGCTGTCGCCTGCAGAGGTTGGGGCTGCTGTCATTGTCAGGCCCGGTGCTGGCTTCACGGCACCGGCGGACCAAAGTCGGTGGAGGGGAAACTATCGACCCGTTATTAGCGTCATCTTCATCCCGGACATCCCCAAACGACCACGCGTAACCACGTTTGGAGAGTTTATGGTAGATGTACTTTTCCACTATGTTGCGGTTACACTCGCTCGCCATTCCGGCTGAATTTGGCACCGAGTACGCACACAGAGTGACCTTAAATCAAATGCATTATGCTCGGATATGTGCGCCGTACACTCCTCCAGCACGGGCTGGTCCGAAAATCGGTCAACTATATTCAAATGCGAGCAATGCAAATCCCCGCCAGGCagcggaaaaaaaagaagcttttcaGAGTTTAAGCAATTCTTCAATTAAAGCCAAACAGGAAACGTTTCAAAATTCCAAATGATCTCCGACTCCTTGCGGGCAGCTGTCTTCATTTCCCGAACCCTTGGAGAGACACAGGCGACCTTCTCTTTGCGTGGTAATCCACTATGCGGAAGACGGTTGGAGTGGTGTTGCTCTCCTGTGCACACAACCCAGAAGTGAATATGTtgcaaataaagaaaacatgaatgaaGGCCTGAGTTGTGCGCGTCCGATGGGGCTTCAAACGCCGCCAACTGTTTTAGCAGCGTTTACGCACGGCCGTGCGCGGGACTGTGAGTCAGACAAGGTCGGACTGAGTCCTCTTCTTCCACGATTGCTCCTCATATCCTGCTCAGCAGCGGCAGATCACCCTGCCCACCGCCGCCAGTGGGCCGCACTCGGCTGGTGAGGTATTTCCTGACGTCACCGACGCGCAGCTACTCCTGTGGATACGCTCGGAGACTCCAAGTGCATGAAGGACTGCACTGAAATTAAAAATCCACGTCTCCTTTTTCTCATAATTACACATTCAAATCCAAAAATAATGTCTAAAATTCAGatttcctccaaaaaaaaaaaaaaatagaaaaagggaCAGTTTTCATTCACGTGTGTGCTTGTGGTTAATTCATGAGGCGCACAAGACCATTCCATTCAGAGGAAGTGCTGCTTTGATGTGGTCCAGCCACCCCCCTTGTGGGTCGAGATCCAGTGTTGCAGTGCAAAATTAATGTACCTGTATACAGTTTCCCTGAGGTCTTTGATGCCCTCTCCAGTCTCCGttagcttttctttttaataccaTACATGTCTACTTCTTATTCTCAGATGGGACAAAGGCATCTGAAATTCTGCATGCAGCAAATATAAGAGAGAGCTGCTCCTCAGGAAAGTCCCTGCGAGGAAGATTAAAATCTCATCAAACAGAATACTTCAATTTTACCACAACCCTCAGTGAACACTCGCACATCAAACTTCTGAAAGGCTGAAGTCACTGAAACTTGGCTCAGTATTTGCCTGAACTAGATTACAGTCATAAATGCTGTGAAGTTACATTTAACGGGAGGTAAAATGGACATGATTCAGCTTAATCTTCACCGCTGTCTGAACACATTTCCGAAAACTGTGACTCAATTTCTCAAAATGTAAACTGAAAAGAGTCGACTTAGTCAAAACTTGCTTCTCAGAAAATGACTCATCATCAGTGTTCATGTATTCTGTGGCTACATATTCAAATGCATGGAAGTGTATAAAtaagtttctttttcttgtgaGTACAAAATGCAAAGTAGCATTTATATCATGTACGTATATGCGACACACATTTTAGCCATTACTTTCGCTATGTAGCAAAACTGCCAGTACAAAGAAATgctttagaaaacaacaaacagaaaatcagaTACAGACTATAAGTCAGAGTGATATTTGAGTGACACCGGTGGAATTGCGTTATAGTCTCAAATCATGTTGTTGCTTTTCTGTGTATCAAATAGCAATAGACAAGTGAAATTAAAACGCACATAAAAACATTCATCGACTCCCAAAACCAAGGATGCAAACTAGGaacttgtttttcctcacaggtatttatttagtttatcaTGTAAGAAAATAAGACAAAGAAACGTTCACTCACATTTTCTTTCCATGGCACACAAGGTGAAGGTGTTAAGTTTTTTGGCAGAAAGgaaaaattaaagtaaaaagccagaaaaaagaaagaaagaagaagaatgaaatgGTGCGTCATAACTTCCATGTTCAATATTCAGTATCTAATGGTGAAATGGTTAATTTGGGGGAAATTAGTGAGAAATCATGTTCGTCTAAACGTAGTGTAAGCATATGTTTCTTTGCATAGCTTAAAAGGCATTATAACGGAACTGCTTTCACATGAGCTACATGTTCTATCAACAATGTGTTGGCTACCTCAAGGAAACAGAGAACGCCTGAAAGCAATAAATGTACAGTTGTACGAAAACGTCTGAAGTGCAGAACAGTATGCCTTTTAACCAATGTCaaatgagaacatcatcaaaCACAAGTCATCCATTCCCACTTTCATTTCTTGGATTTCACTAAGGCTTCTTTGTCATACAAAGACTGAAAATTGTCAAAatacacaggaaaaaaaaaagcatacacTGAAAGgtcacattattaaatgaacGGGTGAACCACGTGCGGTTTAGGCCACATTGTTCTGTGGACCGGTCCATTCTTAAAGCATTAGCTTCATCAGTAGTCATGTCTTAAGGCTAAGAATGGGTCCCCACACTGCTCCACAACTTTTTTtcaactattttgtttttttacaaactaaCTCTAAAGATCAACAGAGCAGCGACATTAAAAACGAATCTCAAATAAATTGCATTGCATCTACAAAAATTGTCTTAACACATTTTGGCATTCAaatgttggtgtttttaaaaataatatcacTAGGTTCTGATTCGTTTGCCTTGTATTAAAAGTACATTCTCCCCGTTTACGATGGACCCAAAGGAAGACTCGCAAGAGACGGCGCTGtactttttctccctttttttatgCAAGGTCGTCTGATaagtgtgtgatttttttccaaAGGGAAGGGAGCTACAAAGCCCTAACTGTGCATGGCAGAGTGACAGCAGGTCAAAAATCAGAAGGACAAGGCTCACACTTTTATCTTGGCCAACCTAGTACATTATCCCTTATGTAAAACAAATCTCTAGCGCCCTCTCCAGACTGGCAGGGACATGACTCGATCCAGCAAGTTCTGCCCTATATGCCCGTCATGACTTTCACCACCCCAACAGTTAGTGAATCCTCTGTGGATCTTAACGGGAGTGACTGGAaatgtgcacagacacacaaaactcTATGTAAAATTTGTACGTTTCCTTTGCACAGGTGAAAAATCACCTGaacttgtgtgtctctcttccCCCCCCATTTTCATTGTCATGGCTTTAACTCACATAGTACCTGTTTCTTTTCCCAACGAATTAAGCTGGAAATAAGCAGAAAATAATTTGGTGCATTTATTCCCGAGACAATAAAATTTAATGGCTTTTCTCTCcctggggtgggggtgggggggggccgGTGGCTCAGTCAcagcaaataaacacacaccatcatGCAAATTATTCACCCAAAACTGTGTAAAATTCTTTTTGGagagtactgtatattttt encodes:
- the bcl2b gene encoding apoptosis regulator Bcl-2, producing the protein MASECNRNIVEKYIYHKLSKRGYAWSFGDVRDEDDANNGSIVSPPPTLVRRCREASTGPDNDSSPNLCRRQPASEPHAAIHRVLREAGDELERLYQPDFTEMSRQLYLTSTTAQRRFAEVIDELFRDGVNWGRIIAFFEFGGTVCVECAAKEDMSSQVDNIAEWMTEYLNGPLNSWIKENGGWDAFVELYDRQGESVFSCSWPSIKTVFGLAALGAASLTIGAYLTQK